The following coding sequences lie in one Haematobia irritans isolate KBUSLIRL chromosome 3, ASM5000362v1, whole genome shotgun sequence genomic window:
- the LOC142230946 gene encoding mitochondrial ornithine transporter 1-like, translating into MGACSAKYVGNIVDTMVEDFVWIESDFTITKIEHDSIKHRLIAGFAQVYATQPFDTVKVKLQTFPNTYRCMWECMTITYGNYGLRHGLYAGSLPAVATVILENSILFGTFSHCRSIIVDIKGYTDVRELSVLDNAYAGSMSAVLSSLVLCPTEVLKCKFQAIQDMKRYVEKGSTTSVLTPLQLTTRILKNEGKYGIIEGYAMIIVSLLCSPSKYLLYTFTSLWVPDLLQIVHEEPI; encoded by the exons ATGGGAGCTTGCAGTGCAAAATATGTAGGAAATATTGTCGATACAATGGTGGAGGACTTTGTTTGGATCGAATCCGATTTTACCATTACAAAGATAGAGCACGATTCTATAAAACATCGCCTCATAG CCGGATTCGCTCAAGTCTATGCCACACAACCTTTTGACACTGTTAAAGTTAAGTTGCAAACATTTCCGAATACTTACAGATGTATGTGGGAATGTATGACCATAACCTATGGGAATTATGGTCTACGTCATGGACTCTATGCTGGATCTTTGCCAGCTGTGGCTACAGTTATTCTCGAAAATTCTATACTTTTTGGGACATTTAGCCATTGCCGATCAATTATAGTGGATATCAAGGGATACACAGATGTTAGAGAACTATCGGTATTGGATAATGCCTATGCTGGTAGTATGTCTGCGGTTTTATCATCACTGGTCTTATGTCCCACCGAAGTTCTAAAATGCAAATTTCAAGCTATTCAGGAT ATGAAGCGATATGTGGAGAAGGGAAGTACAACGTCTGTGCTAACACCATTACAGTTGACGACGAGGATTTTAAAAAATGAAGGCAAGTATGGAATTATCGAAGGATATGCTATGATAATTGTGTCATTGCTATGTAGTCCTTCGAAATATTTGCTTTATACT TTTACAAGTTTGTGggtccctgatttgcttcaaattgtcCACGAAGAGCCCATTTga